The following proteins are encoded in a genomic region of Microtus ochrogaster isolate Prairie Vole_2 chromosome 5, MicOch1.0, whole genome shotgun sequence:
- the Cilp gene encoding cartilage intermediate layer protein 1, which translates to MRQPWVVQLGEAASPLCDISTWPEGKMAAIKIWVLSFLVLEFTTVLGRQTMLTQSVRRVRPVKRTSNTFAKPADSPDSPGEWTTWFNIDHPGGQGDYERLDAIRFYYGERVCAHPLRLEARTTDWMPAGSTGQVVHGSPREGFWCLNREQRPGQNCSNYTVRFLCPPGSLRRDSERIWSPWSPWSKCSAACGHTGVQTRTRTCLAQTVSLCSEASEEGQLCVSPACTACDLTCPMGQVNADCDACMCQDFMLYGAISLPGGAPAPGATVYLLAKAPKMLTRTDSRGRFQVPGLCPDGKSILKITKTKFAPIVLTMPKTGLKSATVNAEFVRAETPYIVMNPETKARRAGESVSLCCKATGKPSPDKYFWYHNNTLLDPSLYKHESKLVLRNLRQDQAGEYFCKAQSDAGAVKSKVAQLMVIAHDESPCNPTPESYLIRLPHDCFQNATNSFYYDVGRCPIKTCAGQQDNGIRCQDAVENCCGISRTEEREIQCSGYTLPTKVAMECSCQRCTETRSIVRGRVSAADNGEPMRFGHVYMGNNRVSMTGYKGTFTLHIPRDTERLVLTFVDRLQKFVNTTKVLPFNRKGSAVFHEIKMLRRKEPITLEAMETNIIPLGEVVGEDPVAELEIPSKSFYRQNGEPFTGKVKASVTFLDPRNISTATAAQSDLNFINDEGDTFPLRTYGMFSVDFRDEATSESLNAGKVKVHLDLNQVKMPEHVSAMKLWSLNPDTGLWEEEGDFKFESQRRNKREERTFLVGNMEIRERRLFNLDVPESRRCFIKVRTYRSERFLPSEQIQGVVVSVINLEPQTGFSSNPRAWGRFDSVITGPNGACLPAFCDDQSPDAYSVYVLASLSGEELEAVESSPKFNPNAIGVPQPYLNKLKYRRTDHEDPRVKKTAFQISMAKPRPNSAEESNGPIYAFENLRACEEAPPSAPHFRFYQIEGDHYDYNTVPFNEDDPMSWTEDYLAWWPKPMEFRACYIKVKIVGPLEVNVRSRNMGGTHRQTVGKLYGIRDVKSTRDRDQPNVSSACLEFKCSGMLYDQDRVDRTLVKVIPQGSCHRASVNSMLHEYLVNHLPLAVNNDTSEYTMLAPLDPLGHNYGIYTVTDQDPRTAKEIALGRCFDGTSDGSSRIMKSNVGVALTFNCAERQVGRQSAFQYLQSAPARSPARSPAAGTTQGRVPSVRQQRASRGGLRRRGEVAPLRYSGVGQQPLSN; encoded by the exons ATGAGACAACCCTGGGTTGTCCAACTTGGTGAAGCAGCATCACCTCTCTGTGACATTTCTACGTGGCCTGAGGGAAAGATGGCAGCAATCAAGATCTGGGTACTCTCTTTCCTGGTCCTGGAGTTCACCACTGTGCTCG GGAGGCAGACGATGCTTACCCAGTCAGTGAGAAGAGTCCGGCCTGTGAAGAGGACCTCCAACACCTTTGCCAAGCCGGCTGACTCCCCCGACA GTCCTGGTGAGTGGACAACTTGGTTTAACATCGACCACCCAGGTGGGCAGGGTGACTATGAGCGATTGGATGCTATTCGCTTCTACTATGGGGAGCGTGTGTGTGCCCATCCCCTGCGGCTAGAGGCCCGGACCACTGACTGGATGCCTGCGGGCAGCACTGGCCAGGTGGTTCATGGCAGTCCCCGTGAGGGCTTCTGGTGCCTCAACAGGGAACAGAGACCAGGCCAGAACTGCTCCAATTATACAGTGCGCTTCCTCTGCCCACCAG GGTCCTTGCGACGAGATTCAGAGCGCATCTGGAGTCCTTGGTCGCCCTGGAGCAAGTGCTCAGCTGCCTGTGGTCACACTGGGGTCCAGACCCGTACCCGCACCTGCCTGGCACAGACAGTGTCACTGTGCAGTGAGGCCTCCGAGGAAGGCCAGCTCTGTGTGAGTCCGGCCTGCACAG CCTGTGACCTGACCTGTCCCATGGGCCAGGTGAATGCTGACTGCGATGCCTGCATGTGCCAGGACTTCATGCTTTATGGGGCCATCTCCCTTCCTGGAggtgccccagctccaggggccaCTGTCTACCTGTTGGCCAAGGCACCAAAGATGTTGACCCGGACAGACAGCAGAGGGAGGTTCCAAGTTCCCGGCTTGTGTCCCGACGGCAAGAGCATCCTGAAAATCACCAAGACCAAGTTTGCTCCAATTGTGCTCACGATGCCCAAGACTGGCCTGAAGTCAGCCACCGTCAATGCGGAGTTCGTGAGGGCAG AGACTCCATACATTGTCATGAACCCTGAGACAAAAGCACGGCGGGCCGGGGAGAGTGTGTCCTTGTGTTGCAAGGCCACAGGGAAACCCAGTCCCGACAAGTACTTCTG GTACCACAACAACACATTGCTGGATCCATCTCTCTACAAGCACGAAAGCAAGCTGGTGCTGAGGAATCTGCGGCAGGACCAGGCAGGGGAGTATTTCTGTAAGGCACAGAGTGATGCTGGGGCTGTGAAGTCCAAGGTCGCCCAGCTGATGGTCATCG CACATGATGAGAGTCCTTGCAACCCAACCCCTGAGAGCTACCTTATCCGGCTGCCCCATGACTGCTTCCAGAATGCCACCAACTCCTTCTACTATGATGTAGGCCGCTGCCCAATCAAGACCTGTGCAGGGCAGCAAGACAATGGGATCCGGTGCCAGGATGCCGTGGAGAACTGCTGTGGCATCTCcagaacagaggagagggagatCCAGTGCAGTGGGTACACGCTGCCCACCAAAGTGGCCATGGAGTGCAGCTGCCAGCGGTGTACAGAGACACGGAGCATCGTTAGGGGCCGAGTCAGTGCTGCTGACAATGGGGAGCCCATGCGCTTTGGCCACGTGTACATGGGGAATAACCGTGTGAGCATGACTGGCTACAAGGGCACGTTCACCCTCCACATCCCCCGGGATACAGAGAGACTGGTGCTCACATTTGTGGACAGGCTGCAGAAGTTTGTCAACACTACCAAAGTGCTGCCCTTCAACAGAAAGGGGAGTGCCGTGTTCCATGAGATCAAGATGCTTCGGCGGAAAGAGCCCATCACATTGGAAGCAATGGAAACCAATATCATCCCCCTGGGAGAGGTGGTTGGTGAAGACCCTGTGGCTGAACTGGAGATTCCATCCAAAAGTTTCTATAGGCAGAATGGGGAGCCTTTCACAGGAAAGGTGAAGGCCAGCGTGACCTTCCTGGATCCTCGGAATATATCCACGGCCACAGCTGCCCAGAGTGACCTGAACTTCATCAACGACGAAGGAGACACCTTTCCCCTTCGAACATATGGTATGTTCTCGGTGGACTTCAGGGATGAGGCCACTTCTGAGTCACTGAATGCTGGCAAGGTGAAGGTCCACCTTGACTTGAACCAGGTGAAGATGCCAGAGCATGTGTCAGCCATGAAACTCTGGTCGCTCAACCCAGACACAGGactgtgggaagaggaaggcgATTTCAAATTTGAAAGCCAGAGGAGGaacaagagggaagagaggactTTTCTAGTGGGCAACATGGAGATCCGTGAGAGAAGGCTCTTTAACCTGGATGTCCCTGAAAGCCGAAGGTGCTTCATCAAGGTGAGGACTTACCGGAGTGAGAGGTTCTTGCCTAGTGAGCAAATCCAGGGGGTTGTAGTCTCAGTGATCAACCTGGAGCCCCAAACTGGCTTCTCATCTAACCCCAGGGCCTGGGGCCGATTTGACAGTGTCATCACTGGCCCCAAtggggcctgcctgcctgccttctgcgaTGACCAGTCCCCCGACGCTTACTCCGTCTATGTCTTGGCAAGCCTTTCTGGAGAAGAACTAGAGGCGGTCGAGTCTTCTCCTAAATTCAACCCAAATGCCATCGGTGTCCCTCAGCCCTACCTCAACAAACTTAAATACCGTCGGACAGACCATGAGGATCCACGTGTTAAAAAGACGGCTTTCCAAATCAGTATGGCCAAGCCAAGGCCCAACTCAGCTGAAGAGAGCAATGGGCCCATCTACGCTTTTGAGAACCTTCGGGCATGTGAAGAGGCACCGCCCAGTGCGCCCCACTTCAGGTTCTATCAGATTGAGGGGGATCACTATGACTACAACACAGTTCCTTTCAATGAAGATGACCCCATGAGCTGGACTGAAGACTACCTGGCATGGTGGCCCAAGCCAATGGAGTTCAGGGCCTGCTACATCAAGGTAAAAATCGTGGGACCCCTAGAGGTGAATGTACGATCCCGCAACATGGGGGGCACGCACCGGCAAACTGTGGGAAAGCTCTATGGGATCCGAGATGTGAAGAGTACTCGGGACAGAGACCAGCCAAATGTCTCATCTGCCTGCTTGGAGTTCAAGTGCAGTGGAATGCTCTATGACCAAGACCGCGTAGACCGCACACTAGTGAAGGTCATCCCCCAGGGCAGCTGCCACCGAGCCAGTGTTAACTCTATGCTGCATGAGTATCTGGTCAACCACCTTCCCCTAGCGGTCAACAATGACACCAGTGAGTACACCATGCTGGCACCCCTGGACCCTCTGGGCCACAATTATGGTATCTACACTGTCACCGACCAGGACCCTCGTACAGCTAAGGAGATTGCCCTTGGCCGGTGCTTTGATGGTACTTCCGACGGCTCCTCCAGAATCATGAAGAGCAATGTGGGAGTTGCCCTGACCTTTAACTGTGCAGAGAGGCAGGTAGGCCGCCAGAGTGCCTTCCAGTACCTCCAAAGCGCACCAGCCAGGTCCCCAGCTAGGTCCCCAGCTGCAGGCACCACCCAAGGAAGAGTGCCGTCCGTGAGGCAACAGCGGGCAAGCAGGGGTGGCCTGCGCCGGCGTGGAGAAGTGGCCCCCCTGAGATATTCTGGGGTTGGTCAGCAACCTCTGAGCAACTAG